The following DNA comes from Thermococcus sp..
AGGGCCTCGGCTATGCCCTTGAAGAGCGGGTGGGTCATCTTCTCCGCCATCTTCTCGTAGGTTTGAATCATGTCCTTCTCTATCTCGAGGTGCATCTCAGCGAAGCGCTTGACGAGGGCCTTCTGCTCTGGGGAAAGTTCAACGTCCTTGACCTCCGAGAGCGGCCCCTCACCAGAAAGTTTCTCAAGCTCCTTCTGCGCCTCGAGGATTGCCTTCATCAGGTGCTTGTGGATAACTGTGTCGACTGCAATCCTTCCAACGATCTCTTCAACCTTGGTGTATCTCAGCCCCTGCCCCCTTATGAGCTTCAAACCGTCGGTGTAGCTGGAGGCTGCCTTCTTCTCGGTCTCGTAGGCGTGTTTCACCAGTGGTTCAGACATGGACATCACCGTCTTAACTTATGCTCCAACGCCTAATAACCTTTACTGAAGTTCAGTATTCTGGATCCTGATAAATTGACCGAAACATGAGCTCCTCAACTCGAACGTGATTGGGAAGCCGAACAATCGCCCTAACGACCTCTGCCACATCCTCGGGCTTCATGAAGCCCTCCTCGCGCCTCCTTCCCGGTTTCCCGTAGAAATGCGTGTCCACCGCCCCCGGCCTGAGCTCAAGGAACCTGACCTCGGGATTCTCGATCTGAAAAGTCCTGAGTATGGCTCGAGCGGCCCATTTGCTGGCGACGTATGCGCCAGAGCCGGGGATGAGACGGGTAGATATGTCGGACGTGACCGCTATAACCAGGCCCCGGCTCTTCTTCAAAGCTGGCAGAAAGGCCTTAATGCTCCTCCACAGGCCGAGGGTGTTCACTTGTAGAACCCTCTCGAAGTCCTCGTCGGAAACTTCATCGAGCCTTCCCCCAACTCCAATGCCGGCGTTTGCCACGAGAAGGTCGACCCGGCCAAATCTCTTCAAGACTTTTTGTGCAAACTGATTCACGCTGTCCTCTTTTGAAACATCGAGGAAGGAATAAAACGCATTAGTCTTCTCTGCCACCTCTTCGAGAAGATCCAGGCTTCTGGCACCGATGGCGAGGGAATACCCCTCTTTGGCAAGGGCCAGGGAAACGGCCCTCCCTATTCCCTTCGATGCTCCGGTAACGACGGCAACCTTCAACGGAACCACCTCAAAAAAGAAAGTTCAGAGCTTTACCTTTATCCCCGTCTCTTCCTCAACTTCCTCAAAGCCCTCCTTCATGTACTTCGCGAGCTCTTCGTCAACCTCGAAGAGCGCCGCGAGAAATTCGCCAAAGTGCTCCTTTTCCTCGTTGGCAACATCGAGAAAGATGTGCCTTATCCTCTCATCCTCTATTCCCTCTGCCAGCTGCTCGTAGAAGCTTATGGCGTCGAGCTCGGCCTCGATGGCCCAGCGGAGGGCCTGAGCAATCTCGGTCTTGGTCAGAGGCCTGTCCTTTGGGAGTTCAAACGGGTACTTTGCCAGCATGGTATCACCACCAACTGTT
Coding sequences within:
- a CDS encoding rubrerythrin family protein, whose translation is MSMSEPLVKHAYETEKKAASSYTDGLKLIRGQGLRYTKVEEIVGRIAVDTVIHKHLMKAILEAQKELEKLSGEGPLSEVKDVELSPEQKALVKRFAEMHLEIEKDMIQTYEKMAEKMTHPLFKGIAEAL
- a CDS encoding SDR family oxidoreductase; protein product: MKVAVVTGASKGIGRAVSLALAKEGYSLAIGARSLDLLEEVAEKTNAFYSFLDVSKEDSVNQFAQKVLKRFGRVDLLVANAGIGVGGRLDEVSDEDFERVLQVNTLGLWRSIKAFLPALKKSRGLVIAVTSDISTRLIPGSGAYVASKWAARAILRTFQIENPEVRFLELRPGAVDTHFYGKPGRRREEGFMKPEDVAEVVRAIVRLPNHVRVEELMFRSIYQDPEY
- a CDS encoding ferritin family protein, giving the protein MLAKYPFELPKDRPLTKTEIAQALRWAIEAELDAISFYEQLAEGIEDERIRHIFLDVANEEKEHFGEFLAALFEVDEELAKYMKEGFEEVEEETGIKVKL